The following proteins come from a genomic window of Companilactobacillus pabuli:
- a CDS encoding DUF3290 family protein, with amino-acid sequence MNFYSYQYLVDHNNEPNFLFIIGIIILAVAIFVTAFLYFRNRSDNKYRDLLIIFAFGIFLFIGINYNNYEQQLDISNKTSQTLDLMTSVAKEKKVSKKKLYSNNSSLTEGMLIKAGKNIYRVSFDNNLSSYTLTKTSIISSQKINLIKK; translated from the coding sequence ATGAATTTTTATTCGTATCAATATTTGGTTGATCACAACAATGAACCGAATTTCCTATTTATTATAGGAATTATTATCTTGGCTGTAGCAATTTTTGTAACTGCTTTTTTGTATTTTAGAAACCGCTCTGATAATAAATATCGTGATTTATTAATCATTTTTGCATTTGGTATTTTCTTATTTATAGGTATCAATTACAACAATTACGAGCAACAGTTGGATATTAGTAACAAGACTAGTCAAACATTAGATTTGATGACATCAGTTGCCAAAGAAAAGAAGGTTTCTAAAAAGAAACTTTATTCAAATAATTCTAGTTTGACTGAAGGCATGCTGATCAAAGCGGGCAAAAATATTTATCGGGTCAGTTTTGACAATAACTTGAGTAGCTACACATTAACGAAAACTAGCATCATTAGCTCACAAAAAATAAATCTGATTAAGAAATAG
- a CDS encoding MarR family transcriptional regulator translates to MKHFENDIQTKLEKILIKYDLSPAEFSFLHYLYDQYDSKASLLEIKDSLHLSSAAVSRMAVRLENKPCKPIIRYHSNENQKEVCLQITQSGINHFKETAKIVDEALQESFASKDFSELRDMILATNLH, encoded by the coding sequence ATGAAACATTTTGAAAATGACATTCAGACCAAGCTTGAAAAAATCTTGATTAAGTATGATTTATCACCTGCAGAATTTAGTTTCTTACATTACCTTTACGATCAATATGACTCTAAAGCTAGCTTGTTAGAAATTAAAGACTCCTTACATCTCAGTTCAGCTGCCGTTTCCAGAATGGCCGTTAGACTGGAAAATAAGCCTTGTAAGCCTATCATTCGTTATCACAGTAATGAAAATCAAAAAGAAGTTTGCTTACAAATTACCCAATCAGGGATCAATCATTTTAAAGAAACTGCTAAAATCGTCGACGAAGCTCTACAAGAATCCTTTGCTAGTAAGGATTTTTCTGAACTACGCGATATGATTTTGGCTACTAACTTACATTAA
- a CDS encoding GGDEF domain-containing protein, whose product MPNIILERIMNNYLNINSAIITLVTIGLITIITIVAYSLERRISNSSPLYQRLIAHLTEGFVLAISMILLQQIFHILNSGSINNGWLYANAQLTILLYCMYLIRNQITLWINILMPFVYYNSMNIERLENKDLPFFIASYIFLVAIVIFIYLQTEKLQNSEWKYLFLQTLFGLSWWVLLWVDHSFPIYEIANMLIVFLIYMSIIRFCAKKVQETMLTYNDLQVQVNYDELTGIRNRANLDKTAQEIYQTYHSEKVPLTVTMFDIDHSKEFNDQYGHSTGDEVLKHVAHTMEREMFLTDTKGQLFRFGGEEFIIIFRGKTPEQCTPIVKDLRDSLVNTPLFLKGQKLNVSISFGISQLKNTDSSFDDLFNRVDKYLYESKNSGRNRLTVEGQTIDFDEKKIEP is encoded by the coding sequence GTGCCAAACATTATCTTAGAACGTATTATGAATAATTATCTGAATATCAATTCAGCAATTATCACGCTTGTTACGATTGGATTAATTACAATAATCACAATTGTGGCTTACTCACTCGAACGAAGAATCAGCAATTCTTCTCCACTTTATCAAAGATTAATTGCTCATTTAACTGAGGGATTCGTCTTAGCAATTAGCATGATACTTTTGCAACAAATTTTCCACATTTTGAACAGTGGTTCAATCAATAATGGTTGGTTATATGCCAATGCACAATTGACAATCTTGTTATATTGTATGTATTTGATCAGAAATCAAATCACTTTATGGATAAATATCTTAATGCCCTTTGTCTATTACAATTCAATGAATATTGAACGTTTGGAAAATAAAGACTTACCATTTTTTATCGCATCGTATATTTTCCTAGTAGCTATAGTCATTTTCATTTATCTACAAACGGAAAAGCTTCAAAATTCAGAATGGAAATACTTATTCTTACAGACACTCTTTGGTTTATCTTGGTGGGTCTTGTTATGGGTCGACCACAGCTTTCCAATTTATGAAATTGCCAATATGTTAATTGTCTTCTTGATCTACATGTCGATTATCCGATTTTGTGCTAAAAAGGTTCAAGAAACAATGCTAACCTACAACGATTTACAAGTACAAGTCAATTATGACGAACTGACAGGAATTAGAAATCGAGCCAATTTAGATAAAACTGCTCAAGAAATTTATCAAACTTATCATAGTGAAAAAGTTCCTTTAACAGTAACGATGTTCGATATCGACCATTCTAAAGAATTTAACGATCAATATGGACACTCTACAGGCGATGAAGTACTTAAGCACGTTGCTCATACGATGGAACGTGAAATGTTTTTGACAGACACTAAAGGCCAACTATTCCGCTTTGGTGGTGAGGAATTCATTATCATCTTCCGTGGCAAAACACCTGAGCAGTGCACCCCTATTGTTAAAGATTTACGTGATTCTTTAGTCAATACACCGCTATTTTTAAAAGGACAAAAGCTAAATGTCAGTATCTCATTTGGTATTTCACAATTAAAGAATACCGACTCAAGTTTTGATGATCTATTCAATCGTGTCGACAAATATTTGTACGAATCCAAAAATTCTGGTCGTAATCGTTTGACGGTTGAAGGTCAGACAATAGACTTCGATGAGAAAAAAATAGAACCATAA
- a CDS encoding SLAP domain-containing protein produces MKKHYGPIVLGIIALTLAAPVSNATTVLADETAESENQNQDSLTKTFDVKTYDIESKEVGSISVTHTFKETGVAEDVELTLPANYFIVNPKNDTESTNDYHVSFTLNENGTVTIDSTKVNGKGQLPIVDTTGDKSPENVKNALDEFIPDYDEFKSSVPIDSLNGSTTTTKNIQKFITETNEKLDNAEIKSIKEINELKTQMNQLQQDYQNKILLNDITVSVKSSNDTTSTTTITDVPTESGSSTSDIDISKGSLTGLSGTINISADGKVTSNSDLTIDSEKTTIKAAQSEVEALKSDLTIEKNSHKFFLGPNKILEDAYETYAEKLDELTNKVTLDKTSEEIKAIRTDLNNLKNEYTTNINMIKNDGTGSISTFSFLKIKNGSITEINPPKGFITLNFDKNKKIEKAFISDRDGNQIKTNDKFTLWAGDIEYGENGQVIIPEDAITTTNSSSSSNNSDTQNHNNNKPETEKPTTKPTHTKSISNHQTTFYALPNTIATLFDENGNALKNRALGGDSSWHADKLMNLDGVNYLRVATNEWAKLADGLEVTPLNQNVFTKNDARLYQANGQKVTNRALAKNTAWRTDKSATINGQTMYRVATNEWVSANDLI; encoded by the coding sequence ATGAAGAAACATTATGGACCAATTGTTTTAGGGATTATTGCACTAACACTCGCTGCACCAGTAAGTAACGCTACTACGGTTTTGGCTGATGAAACGGCTGAATCGGAAAATCAAAACCAAGATTCATTAACGAAAACGTTTGACGTAAAAACTTATGATATTGAATCAAAGGAAGTTGGAAGTATTTCTGTAACACACACTTTTAAGGAAACTGGCGTTGCTGAAGACGTAGAATTAACTCTTCCAGCAAATTATTTTATTGTTAATCCAAAAAACGATACTGAATCAACAAATGATTACCACGTATCATTCACGCTTAATGAAAATGGTACTGTAACAATAGATTCTACTAAGGTTAACGGCAAAGGACAATTACCAATAGTCGATACTACTGGCGATAAAAGTCCAGAAAATGTAAAAAATGCCCTTGACGAATTCATCCCTGATTATGATGAATTCAAAAGTTCAGTTCCAATTGATTCATTAAACGGTTCAACAACAACTACTAAAAACATTCAAAAATTCATCACTGAAACTAATGAAAAGCTTGATAACGCAGAAATTAAATCTATTAAAGAAATAAATGAATTAAAAACTCAAATGAATCAATTACAACAAGACTATCAAAATAAAATTTTACTAAATGATATTACAGTCTCAGTTAAATCATCCAACGATACAACTTCTACTACAACTATTACAGACGTACCTACCGAATCAGGCAGTTCTACTTCTGATATTGATATAAGTAAAGGTAGTCTTACTGGATTATCTGGTACCATCAATATATCCGCTGATGGTAAAGTGACCTCAAATAGTGATTTGACTATCGATAGTGAAAAAACAACAATCAAAGCAGCACAATCAGAAGTTGAAGCACTAAAATCTGATTTAACAATTGAAAAAAATAGTCATAAATTTTTTTTAGGTCCTAACAAGATTTTAGAAGATGCTTATGAAACTTATGCAGAAAAATTAGATGAACTAACAAATAAAGTGACTCTCGATAAAACTTCAGAAGAAATAAAAGCAATAAGAACCGATCTCAACAATTTAAAAAATGAATATACAACTAATATTAATATGATCAAAAATGATGGCACCGGATCTATTAGTACCTTCTCATTTTTGAAAATAAAAAATGGAAGTATCACTGAAATCAATCCGCCTAAAGGATTTATAACATTAAACTTTGATAAAAATAAAAAAATAGAAAAAGCTTTTATTTCTGACCGTGATGGTAATCAAATAAAAACAAACGATAAATTTACACTTTGGGCTGGCGATATTGAATATGGTGAAAATGGTCAAGTTATAATTCCAGAGGACGCTATAACTACAACAAACTCTAGTTCATCTTCTAACAATTCTGATACACAAAATCATAACAACAACAAACCAGAAACAGAAAAACCAACAACAAAACCAACTCACACCAAATCAATCTCTAACCACCAAACTACTTTCTACGCACTACCAAACACAATCGCAACTTTATTCGATGAAAATGGTAATGCATTAAAGAACCGTGCTCTAGGTGGAGATTCATCATGGCATGCCGATAAATTAATGAACCTCGATGGTGTAAATTACTTACGTGTGGCTACTAACGAATGGGCTAAATTAGCTGATGGACTAGAAGTTACACCACTCAACCAAAATGTCTTCACAAAGAATGATGCTAGATTATACCAAGCCAATGGTCAAAAAGTTACTAACCGTGCTTTAGCTAAGAACACAGCTTGGAGAACTGACAAATCAGCAACTATCAATGGTCAAACAATGTACCGTGTAGCTACTAACGAATGGGTCAGCGCTAACGATTTAATCTAA
- a CDS encoding acyl-CoA thioesterase has product MQNLKCSDTLSISNHRVFSSDLNEHNTVFGGKTLMTIDDNSSIAASRIARIETVTASIDQVNFILPFGLQDSMCTESYVSGVGSRSIEVFTKIIGEHLKTGKRFLGLTCFSTFVVTDKNIVLPNIVPDNDEAEYVCSGYQERQSQRLKKLLEQEKFNQNISLKFPWQ; this is encoded by the coding sequence ATGCAAAACTTAAAATGTAGCGATACTTTATCAATTAGCAATCATCGTGTCTTTTCATCTGATTTAAATGAACACAATACTGTCTTTGGTGGTAAGACTTTGATGACGATTGACGACAACTCATCGATTGCGGCATCACGAATTGCCAGAATCGAGACCGTTACAGCATCAATTGATCAAGTTAATTTTATTTTGCCATTCGGTTTGCAAGATTCGATGTGTACAGAATCTTACGTATCTGGTGTTGGTAGTCGCTCAATCGAAGTTTTCACTAAAATAATTGGTGAACATTTGAAGACAGGGAAGAGATTTCTTGGATTGACTTGTTTTTCAACTTTTGTCGTAACGGACAAGAATATCGTTTTACCAAATATCGTACCTGATAATGATGAGGCGGAATACGTTTGCAGTGGCTATCAAGAACGTCAATCACAGCGTCTAAAGAAATTGTTAGAACAAGAGAAATTTAATCAAAATATCAGTCTGAAATTTCCTTGGCAATAA
- a CDS encoding ISL3 family transposase: protein MMSQDNSILCALDIKDNNIKNVSVKDAKIKKRGVIKHIKIVNAELSYSLYRCPQCGMNTLVKNGKRTTNARLASFNGIEYHLVLRKQRFLCRNCGSTCGAHSDLLIKNHTMTKQIKNRIFSMAKESFTLSSIAKVIGISANTVSRILYSNTKIPNRCAHLPENLCFDEFRSVKNIFTFIAIDADTHRLVELIHDRLSKTITEHFINNYSLSERQAVKTVSIDLNANYQLVVHRIFPNARIVVDRFHIVQLCSRALDQVRINSLKKLPDKKSRIYKAMKSDWRLYHLPEEDVDDTHIKFIVGINEFTTIQNVIDIATDEIPIFKEAYGTYQSIQRSIRYHDINLLQETTSGYKRNGTAMDTAITTLRKNIDYVKNSCLLPYSNGPLEGTIGKIKKLKRNSYGFRNLEHFIKRIRLICA from the coding sequence ATGATGTCCCAAGACAATTCTATACTATGTGCACTAGACATAAAAGACAATAATATAAAAAATGTTTCAGTAAAGGATGCCAAGATAAAAAAACGTGGCGTTATAAAACACATTAAAATAGTGAATGCTGAACTATCTTATTCTTTATATAGGTGCCCTCAATGTGGAATGAATACACTAGTTAAAAATGGTAAAAGAACCACTAATGCAAGATTAGCTAGCTTTAATGGTATCGAGTACCACCTAGTACTAAGAAAGCAACGATTCCTGTGTAGGAACTGTGGAAGCACCTGCGGTGCCCACAGTGATCTATTGATAAAAAATCATACTATGACCAAACAGATTAAGAATAGAATCTTTTCCATGGCTAAAGAATCATTTACTCTGTCATCAATAGCTAAAGTCATCGGTATTTCAGCCAATACTGTAAGTAGGATTTTATATAGTAATACCAAAATTCCTAATAGATGTGCGCATTTGCCAGAAAATCTTTGTTTTGATGAGTTTAGATCCGTAAAAAATATTTTTACATTTATCGCCATCGATGCGGATACGCATCGATTGGTCGAATTGATACATGACAGACTGTCTAAAACAATAACTGAACACTTTATAAATAATTACAGCTTATCGGAACGACAAGCTGTAAAAACCGTATCAATCGACTTAAATGCCAACTATCAATTAGTCGTTCATCGTATATTCCCCAATGCTCGCATTGTCGTAGATAGGTTTCATATAGTTCAACTTTGTAGTAGAGCCTTGGATCAAGTACGTATCAATTCTTTAAAAAAATTGCCTGATAAAAAATCTCGTATATATAAAGCAATGAAATCTGATTGGCGTCTATATCATCTTCCAGAGGAAGATGTAGACGATACTCATATAAAATTTATTGTCGGCATAAATGAATTTACGACTATTCAAAATGTCATCGATATAGCTACTGATGAAATACCAATTTTCAAGGAAGCTTATGGTACTTATCAGAGTATTCAAAGATCAATAAGATATCATGACATAAATCTACTTCAGGAAACTACTTCTGGATATAAAAGAAATGGAACTGCAATGGATACAGCCATTACAACGTTACGAAAAAACATAGATTATGTGAAAAATAGTTGCTTATTGCCATATTCCAATGGCCCTCTAGAGGGCACCATTGGAAAGATAAAGAAACTAAAAAGAAATTCTTATGGCTTTAGAAATCTTGAACACTTTATTAAAAGAATAAGACTGATTTGTGCATAG
- a CDS encoding multicopper oxidase family protein translates to MSDSKVYNDYFFDEPIFDLHDGGYIPLEKADVKDQPLNIPAVIKPDKVDGNDVYYTITAQEGETQILPGKKTKTWGYNASLLGQTIIFKQGVHYHIHLVNKLSEVTTFHWHGLNVTGPVVDGGPHAPVYPDGSRDIDFTLDQPAQTDWLHPHPCPNTARQVWNGLAAAVVVTDDEEAKLPFPRNYGVDDIPVILQDRSYHDNQLDYKADYDVDGTLGKYALVNGTINGVFNVTTQRVRLRMLNGSDRREWRLHFDDNHEFTQIASDGGTLPEPVKFTKLMLTCAERAEVIVDFGDKKPDDVVTLMTDDMPIMKFKIGEFAKDDTKLPEHLTTIDAPKVTPGLPVTRTVMSGMDDQVRLDGKLFDMQRIDRKQKVGDTVLWDVVNTNDMDGGMIHPFHMHGCQFLVLSRNGKEPYPNEHGWKDTVGVNAGETVRIAVQFTKFGVYMYHCHILEHEDTGMMAQIEAYDPNHEHKYHLISMDEMNHPKNK, encoded by the coding sequence ATGTCAGATTCAAAAGTTTACAATGATTACTTTTTTGATGAACCAATTTTTGACTTGCACGACGGTGGGTATATTCCACTAGAAAAGGCTGATGTAAAAGATCAACCATTGAACATTCCTGCAGTCATCAAGCCGGATAAGGTAGATGGAAATGACGTCTACTACACAATTACAGCTCAAGAGGGAGAAACACAGATCCTTCCTGGTAAGAAGACTAAGACTTGGGGTTACAACGCTTCATTGCTTGGTCAAACAATTATCTTTAAACAAGGTGTACACTATCACATTCACCTCGTTAATAAATTGTCAGAAGTTACTACTTTCCACTGGCATGGTTTAAATGTTACTGGACCAGTTGTTGATGGTGGACCACACGCTCCAGTTTATCCAGATGGCAGTCGTGATATTGACTTTACTTTGGATCAACCAGCTCAAACAGATTGGCTCCATCCACATCCATGTCCAAATACAGCTCGTCAGGTTTGGAACGGATTGGCTGCAGCAGTAGTTGTAACAGATGATGAAGAAGCTAAACTTCCATTCCCAAGAAATTATGGTGTCGATGATATTCCAGTTATTTTGCAAGATAGAAGTTATCACGATAATCAACTAGATTACAAAGCTGATTACGATGTTGATGGTACTTTAGGTAAATATGCCTTAGTTAACGGCACTATCAATGGCGTCTTCAATGTCACAACTCAAAGAGTTCGTTTAAGAATGTTAAATGGCTCTGATCGTCGTGAATGGAGATTGCATTTTGATGATAACCATGAGTTTACTCAAATCGCTTCTGATGGTGGTACTTTGCCTGAACCAGTTAAGTTCACTAAATTGATGTTGACTTGTGCTGAACGTGCTGAAGTTATCGTTGATTTTGGTGATAAAAAGCCAGACGATGTCGTTACTTTGATGACAGATGATATGCCAATTATGAAATTTAAGATTGGTGAATTTGCCAAAGATGATACGAAGTTACCAGAACACTTAACAACTATCGATGCACCAAAGGTTACACCAGGACTTCCTGTAACAAGAACTGTTATGTCAGGGATGGACGATCAAGTTCGTTTGGATGGAAAACTCTTTGATATGCAAAGAATTGATCGTAAACAAAAAGTTGGCGATACTGTCCTTTGGGATGTTGTTAATACCAATGATATGGATGGCGGTATGATTCACCCATTCCACATGCATGGTTGCCAATTCTTAGTTCTTAGCCGTAATGGTAAAGAACCTTATCCTAATGAGCATGGTTGGAAGGATACTGTTGGTGTCAATGCCGGTGAAACAGTTAGAATTGCTGTTCAATTCACTAAATTCGGTGTTTACATGTATCACTGCCACATTCTAGAACATGAAGATACTGGTATGATGGCTCAAATTGAAGCATACGATCCAAATCATGAACACAAATATCACTTAATTAGTATGGATGAAATGAATCATCCAAAAAATAAGTAA
- a CDS encoding DUF6198 family protein has translation MGKFKVRLGYLIFAIVLDAFSNAVMIDSNMGSAVWMSSAVNISSFLHSPYGTTLFVYAVIVTIANQILLRKFDSHIFISNLLFSFPFSYLVGIFSNVLNPLNMSQLPFIIRLLINILGLIGVSIGTSIYQRCNLIQHPNDELAYLLRFKYLHGSAGWGQLLSYTPPVVIMIICFVLTGNILSVGIGTILAMFFQGVIIGISDKIVVPSLKHHYSF, from the coding sequence GTGGGTAAATTTAAAGTTCGTTTAGGATATTTGATATTTGCGATTGTTTTAGATGCTTTTTCGAACGCGGTAATGATTGACAGCAATATGGGCAGTGCCGTTTGGATGTCTTCAGCGGTCAATATTTCGTCATTTTTGCATTCGCCGTATGGAACGACCTTGTTTGTTTATGCCGTTATCGTCACGATTGCTAATCAAATTTTGTTGAGAAAATTTGACAGTCATATTTTTATTTCCAATTTATTATTCTCATTTCCTTTTAGCTATTTAGTGGGAATTTTTTCTAATGTTTTAAATCCTTTAAATATGAGTCAGCTTCCATTTATAATCAGACTATTGATTAATATTTTAGGATTGATTGGTGTTTCAATCGGAACTTCAATTTATCAAAGATGCAATTTGATTCAACATCCAAATGATGAGTTAGCTTACTTATTACGTTTCAAATATTTACATGGATCAGCTGGTTGGGGCCAGTTGCTAAGCTATACGCCACCAGTTGTGATTATGATTATTTGTTTCGTTTTGACAGGCAATATTTTGTCAGTAGGAATCGGGACTATTCTGGCAATGTTTTTCCAAGGTGTCATCATTGGTATTTCAGATAAAATTGTCGTTCCTTCATTAAAGCATCACTATTCATTTTAG
- a CDS encoding MFS transporter, giving the protein MHNYKFQTAMLVLLSFVLGNNEFLVMGVLSNISKTYHVSIANVGLLITAYGLIYAISTPIITSLLGNFNRYYTLLGLTVIFITGNTLSGFATTYTVLIISRVISAMVAGAIISLSMTFSSVIAPRSKQGSVVSWIFSGFSIASVFGVPFSTAISAVFDWRMTFFIISIVSVITLILLMLSLPKDLEKINSPLKRQLDLIKDSRIYVGFFLPFFAIAAIYVIYTYLQPLYGTLGFSVGSLSIFLAVYGFASLASNQLSGRISEHGGLKFMPKVYGAEIFILLALPFLIHYKYFGLINLIVIGVVMYLINAPIQIHFLNIAEESYPQAVALASSLNPITSNLGISLGSAFGSIIVGNVGLNNVGFGAVLFAIGALLVNLQLNRIIENSAIK; this is encoded by the coding sequence ATGCATAATTACAAATTCCAAACTGCCATGCTCGTCTTATTATCATTCGTACTTGGCAACAACGAATTCTTAGTCATGGGAGTTCTCTCCAATATTTCTAAAACTTATCACGTATCCATCGCAAACGTTGGTTTACTAATTACCGCCTACGGATTGATTTACGCCATCAGTACACCAATCATAACGTCATTATTAGGTAATTTTAATCGCTACTACACACTTTTGGGGCTGACCGTTATTTTCATTACCGGTAATACTTTAAGTGGTTTTGCGACTACCTACACTGTTCTGATAATTTCTCGAGTTATCTCAGCTATGGTCGCTGGTGCCATCATTTCCCTTTCAATGACCTTTTCCAGCGTGATTGCACCACGTTCTAAACAAGGTAGTGTTGTATCCTGGATTTTCTCTGGCTTTAGTATTGCTTCAGTCTTCGGAGTGCCCTTTAGTACGGCCATCAGTGCTGTTTTTGACTGGCGAATGACCTTTTTTATTATCTCCATCGTCAGCGTTATAACGCTTATCTTGTTGATGTTATCTTTGCCAAAAGACTTGGAAAAAATCAACAGTCCGCTTAAGCGCCAATTAGATTTAATTAAAGATTCTAGAATTTACGTCGGATTCTTTCTACCATTCTTTGCCATTGCCGCTATTTACGTAATTTATACTTATTTACAACCATTGTACGGAACTTTAGGTTTCTCAGTTGGTAGTTTGAGTATCTTCTTAGCCGTTTACGGTTTTGCATCATTAGCTAGTAATCAATTATCCGGCCGAATTTCTGAACATGGCGGTTTGAAATTCATGCCTAAAGTTTATGGTGCCGAAATCTTTATCTTATTAGCTTTACCATTCTTGATACACTACAAATACTTTGGCTTGATTAACTTAATTGTGATTGGTGTCGTCATGTACTTAATCAACGCACCTATTCAGATTCATTTCTTAAATATTGCTGAGGAGTCTTATCCTCAAGCAGTTGCTTTAGCCTCATCGTTGAATCCAATTACTTCTAATTTAGGAATATCATTAGGCTCAGCTTTTGGGTCAATCATCGTTGGTAACGTTGGATTAAATAATGTCGGCTTCGGAGCAGTCTTATTTGCCATTGGCGCATTACTAGTAAACTTACAATTGAATCGAATTATCGAAAATTCAGCTATTAAATAA
- a CDS encoding DUF421 domain-containing protein: MVLQYGDLTLKFIIGFLFMVLQINLFGRGNIAPTSAIDQLQNYVLGGIVGGMIYNSSITILQFTLVLLIWTLVVFVAKFLTNHNNLFRKVIQGDPKVIVKNGKIDVNLALKNGLSANDLSFKLRQAGIMDIRNVKRAVFERNGQLTIIMKNEDNLKYPVILDGQIDHDELEAIGKDNEWIEKELEKRDLEPSDIYMANYIDGQLVVYKY, translated from the coding sequence ATGGTCTTACAATATGGTGATTTAACTCTTAAATTTATTATTGGATTTCTATTCATGGTTTTGCAGATCAACTTATTTGGTCGTGGTAATATTGCGCCAACTAGTGCAATCGACCAACTTCAAAACTATGTTTTAGGTGGAATCGTTGGTGGTATGATTTACAATTCCAGTATTACGATTTTACAATTTACATTAGTCTTGTTGATTTGGACTTTGGTAGTCTTCGTGGCCAAATTCTTAACTAATCACAATAATTTGTTTAGAAAGGTCATTCAAGGTGATCCTAAAGTTATTGTGAAAAATGGCAAGATTGATGTCAATTTAGCTCTGAAAAATGGATTGTCAGCTAATGATTTATCTTTTAAATTGCGTCAAGCTGGGATTATGGATATTAGAAATGTTAAACGGGCTGTCTTTGAACGTAATGGTCAATTAACGATCATTATGAAAAATGAAGATAATCTCAAATATCCGGTGATTTTGGATGGTCAAATTGATCACGATGAATTGGAAGCTATTGGCAAAGACAACGAATGGATTGAAAAAGAATTAGAAAAGCGTGACTTGGAACCCTCTGATATTTATATGGCTAATTATATTGATGGCCAATTAGTAGTTTATAAATATTAA
- a CDS encoding glycosyltransferase family 1 protein, translated as MKQQKSKLQDVSQGDIHNYDSILKYFNDEPAIQNKKSVYHSITFVTTGIIEFDGGQTTMLHLGTLLSQKGYEVYYLSYVPQSQEEMERNAEANYENYQGTCLSYEHLDTHQSDIWFATLWESAYVIKNKPGYKMYFVQDYEPYFYPYGDRYQLAKKSYNLGLHMISLGPWCAKMIEENCPNHGKIDQITFPVDLANYPFKKRNFDKYESKKTFDLAVYTKWDSPRRAPINLQMVLKNTERLLEEKDGIRLRIHYFGSTKDKKFINGENLGKLSKAEMNDLYRKCDFGIAPSMTNFSLVPFEMMSTGLPFIDFKEGTGKYFIPNEFSFSVAMDEKALVDLFMTVKEHVNYLKENNDKTQQFLQTIQWTHTLNDFVKIIENI; from the coding sequence TTGAAGCAACAAAAATCTAAATTACAAGATGTCAGTCAGGGTGATATTCATAATTATGATTCAATTTTGAAGTATTTTAATGATGAGCCAGCTATTCAAAACAAAAAATCGGTTTACCATTCGATAACGTTTGTAACAACCGGAATAATTGAATTTGACGGTGGACAGACGACGATGTTACATTTAGGTACTTTGTTGAGTCAAAAGGGTTATGAGGTTTATTACTTGAGTTACGTTCCACAATCACAAGAAGAGATGGAGCGTAACGCTGAAGCTAATTATGAAAACTATCAAGGTACTTGCTTGAGTTATGAACATTTGGATACTCATCAATCAGATATATGGTTTGCCACTTTATGGGAATCTGCTTACGTAATTAAAAATAAGCCTGGTTATAAAATGTATTTTGTTCAAGATTATGAACCATACTTTTATCCTTATGGTGATCGTTATCAATTGGCTAAAAAATCGTATAATTTAGGCTTGCACATGATTTCTTTAGGACCTTGGTGTGCCAAGATGATTGAAGAAAATTGTCCTAATCACGGTAAAATTGATCAAATAACATTCCCAGTTGATTTGGCCAATTATCCATTTAAAAAACGAAATTTTGATAAATATGAGAGCAAGAAAACGTTTGATTTAGCTGTTTATACTAAGTGGGACAGTCCTAGACGTGCTCCCATCAATTTACAGATGGTATTGAAAAATACTGAACGATTATTGGAAGAAAAAGATGGTATTCGATTAAGAATCCATTATTTTGGTTCGACTAAAGATAAGAAGTTTATTAATGGTGAGAACTTAGGTAAATTAAGTAAAGCTGAAATGAACGATTTGTATAGAAAATGCGATTTTGGTATTGCGCCTTCAATGACAAACTTTTCATTAGTACCATTCGAAATGATGAGTACTGGTTTGCCATTTATTGATTTCAAAGAAGGAACCGGAAAGTATTTTATTCCTAATGAATTTTCTTTCAGTGTTGCCATGGATGAAAAAGCTTTAGTTGATTTGTTTATGACTGTTAAGGAGCATGTAAATTATTTGAAAGAAAATAATGATAAAACTCAACAGTTCTTGCAGACAATCCAATGGACGCACACATTAAATGATTTTGTAAAAATAATTGAAAATATTTAA